In Winkia neuii, a genomic segment contains:
- a CDS encoding MalY/PatB family protein, with protein MSLADFSRKADSLSIEQLRGRATRKWSMRMGESLLDGAWIAEADFGTAPQVEAALHEAISNNFLGYMPTWLVERTLYECRQFQADRFGVTLAEDCYGIAPDVLSVLHQVIEQLTDKGTPVIVPTPAYMPFLTIPGSHFRATIQVPSHVDANGRYKLDLERIDRAFSEGAQLLILCNPWNPTGQTFTREELVELASVVHKHPQAIVFSDEIHSPLVHADRTHIPFASLSEQTASRTVTATAASKGWNIPGLNCAQWYIAGSTLKERFARGSELLASGASPLGALGACVAYRDGRDWLDDFNAYIVKNSVRVQELLADSGSRLRCTSPQATYLTWWDASAYEVNNPAELIASKAAVAVNAGHELGEDYSRFFRLNLASPTPVLEDMVSRILAAFAN; from the coding sequence GTGTCGCTCGCAGATTTCTCGCGAAAAGCGGATTCGCTTTCTATTGAGCAGTTACGTGGTAGGGCAACAAGGAAGTGGTCCATGCGTATGGGCGAATCCCTGTTGGACGGGGCGTGGATCGCCGAAGCAGACTTTGGTACTGCCCCGCAGGTGGAGGCCGCACTCCACGAGGCGATCTCGAACAACTTTCTGGGCTACATGCCTACCTGGCTAGTCGAGCGCACGCTCTATGAATGTAGGCAGTTCCAAGCAGACCGTTTTGGCGTAACGCTAGCCGAGGACTGTTATGGCATTGCCCCCGACGTCCTTTCTGTACTGCATCAAGTAATTGAACAATTAACCGACAAAGGCACCCCGGTTATTGTTCCTACTCCTGCATATATGCCCTTCCTGACCATTCCCGGCTCCCATTTCCGGGCCACTATTCAAGTTCCGTCACACGTTGATGCAAATGGCCGTTACAAGCTCGACCTGGAGCGGATCGACCGTGCTTTTTCCGAGGGCGCACAGTTGTTGATCCTGTGCAATCCCTGGAATCCGACCGGCCAGACTTTCACTCGCGAAGAATTGGTTGAGCTAGCTAGCGTGGTGCACAAACACCCGCAGGCAATTGTTTTCAGCGACGAGATCCACTCCCCTCTGGTACATGCAGACCGTACCCATATTCCTTTTGCTTCTCTAAGTGAGCAGACGGCTTCTCGGACGGTAACTGCAACCGCGGCATCAAAGGGGTGGAACATTCCGGGGCTCAATTGTGCGCAGTGGTACATCGCTGGCAGCACTCTTAAAGAGCGTTTTGCCCGCGGATCGGAGTTGTTAGCTAGTGGGGCTAGCCCACTCGGAGCTCTAGGAGCATGCGTCGCCTACCGGGATGGGCGTGACTGGCTGGATGACTTCAATGCCTACATAGTGAAGAATTCTGTGCGCGTACAGGAGCTACTTGCGGATTCCGGCTCCCGGCTCCGCTGCACCAGCCCACAGGCAACCTATCTGACGTGGTGGGATGCGAGCGCTTACGAGGTCAACAATCCCGCTGAACTCATCGCTTCCAAAGCGGCGGTGGCGGTAAATGCCGGCCACGAGCTGGGAGAAGATTACTCGCGCTTCTTCAGACTAAATCTGGCCTCACCCACGCCGGTATTGGAAGATATGGTCTCTCGTATACTCGCAGCCTTCGCTAACTAG
- a CDS encoding fumarylacetoacetate hydrolase family protein gives MKVARFSTGDSPMFGVFEDDAKQIVALKNDPLFSKVEPSGLLVPFEEARFLSPVIPRSKVVGVIGNYPLSGAEEAGQPAEQPPLFLKPNTSVIGPDDPIVLPKFSAEVEQEAQLAVVIKTLAKDIPVEQVDQVIMGYTIANDATARDTQRQDGQLTRAKGWDTSCPVGPWIVVDPKLDPDNLHIECRVNGSVRQSASTADMKHSVRELVSYVSSVFTLLPGDIVLTGTPAGAGPMDAGDTVECEIENIGTLRNQVLRR, from the coding sequence ATGAAGGTTGCACGTTTTTCTACCGGAGATTCCCCGATGTTCGGAGTTTTCGAGGACGACGCTAAGCAGATAGTGGCACTTAAGAACGACCCGCTCTTTTCCAAGGTGGAACCGTCCGGGCTCCTAGTGCCTTTTGAAGAGGCAAGGTTTCTTTCGCCGGTAATCCCACGGTCAAAGGTAGTAGGGGTCATCGGAAACTATCCGTTAAGTGGAGCCGAAGAGGCCGGGCAGCCTGCAGAACAGCCGCCGCTGTTCTTGAAGCCGAACACCTCGGTGATCGGCCCGGATGATCCGATCGTGCTGCCAAAATTCTCTGCAGAAGTAGAGCAAGAGGCGCAGCTCGCTGTCGTGATCAAGACTTTGGCGAAAGATATCCCTGTCGAGCAGGTCGACCAGGTAATTATGGGCTACACCATTGCTAACGATGCAACTGCCCGAGACACGCAGCGGCAGGATGGGCAGCTTACCCGGGCAAAAGGATGGGATACCTCCTGCCCGGTAGGTCCTTGGATTGTTGTAGATCCGAAGCTGGACCCGGATAACTTGCATATTGAATGCAGGGTAAATGGCTCGGTGCGGCAGTCGGCCAGCACAGCCGACATGAAACACTCGGTGCGGGAGCTGGTCTCCTATGTCTCTAGCGTTTTCACACTACTGCCAGGGGATATAGTCCTGACTGGCACGCCAGCGGGCGCCGGCCCAATGGATGCTGGGGACACTGTCGAGTGCGAGATAGAAAATATCGGCACGTTGAGAAATCAGGTGCTTCGCCGATAA
- the gltX gene encoding glutamate--tRNA ligase, giving the protein MSTEKTPATGSDVRVRFCPSPTGTPHVGMVRTCLFNWAYARHTGGTFIFRIEDTDAARDSQESFDQIIESLKWMGLDWDEGIGVGGPHEPYRQSERMDIYKDVAKKLIDAGYAYESYSTPQEIEERHKAAGRPPKLGYDGYDRNLTAEQIAAFKAEGRKPVYRMRMPDEDVTFTDLVRGEIIFKAGTVPDYVILRANGDPLYPLVNPIDDALMDVTHILRGEDILSSTPRQIVMYRALMELGIAKRIPEFGHLPYVMGEGNKKLSKRDPKSNLLLHRENGMLPEGLLNYLALLGWSIAPDRDIFDKEEMIKAFDIHDVNPNPARFDQKKCVAINAEHIRRLDVEDFRARLVPYLHEGKVVSAPSWDDLTEQEQYLLGEAAPLAQTRIQLLGEAVDLLRFLFIDGEELTYNEKAVRKLKDSAPQVLAQAAKTVEALPESQYTVDGIHEALTESIIEGLELKPRVAFGPLFVAMTGTNASIPVFNSMVILGREETLKRLNAAAQMLQK; this is encoded by the coding sequence ATGAGCACTGAAAAAACGCCAGCGACAGGCAGTGATGTTCGCGTTCGTTTTTGTCCGTCTCCGACCGGCACCCCTCACGTAGGGATGGTACGCACATGCCTGTTCAACTGGGCATATGCGCGCCACACGGGCGGCACTTTCATATTCCGTATCGAAGACACGGATGCGGCCCGCGACAGCCAGGAATCATTCGACCAGATCATTGAGTCTTTGAAGTGGATGGGTCTGGACTGGGACGAAGGGATCGGTGTGGGAGGTCCCCACGAGCCCTACCGGCAGTCCGAAAGAATGGACATCTACAAAGATGTAGCCAAGAAGCTTATTGATGCGGGTTATGCCTACGAATCCTATTCGACTCCGCAGGAAATCGAGGAGCGACACAAGGCCGCTGGTCGTCCTCCGAAGCTGGGCTACGACGGTTATGACCGCAACCTGACTGCTGAACAGATCGCGGCTTTCAAAGCCGAGGGGCGCAAGCCTGTTTACCGTATGCGCATGCCAGATGAAGACGTTACTTTCACTGACCTGGTGCGCGGCGAGATCATATTCAAGGCAGGAACTGTACCGGATTACGTGATTCTGCGGGCGAATGGGGATCCACTTTATCCTCTGGTAAATCCCATCGACGATGCTCTTATGGACGTGACGCACATTCTGCGCGGGGAAGACATTCTGTCTTCTACTCCCCGCCAGATTGTCATGTACCGGGCGCTAATGGAGCTCGGTATCGCAAAGCGAATCCCCGAATTTGGGCACTTGCCGTATGTCATGGGAGAGGGGAATAAGAAGCTATCTAAACGAGATCCGAAGTCCAACCTTCTGCTCCATCGCGAAAACGGGATGCTCCCAGAAGGGCTACTGAACTACTTGGCATTGCTCGGTTGGTCTATCGCGCCAGACCGGGACATCTTCGACAAAGAAGAGATGATCAAGGCCTTCGATATTCACGACGTGAACCCCAATCCGGCTCGCTTTGACCAGAAGAAGTGCGTCGCGATAAATGCGGAGCATATCCGCAGGCTAGACGTTGAAGATTTCCGTGCCCGCCTAGTCCCGTACCTGCATGAAGGCAAGGTCGTCTCCGCTCCTTCCTGGGATGACCTGACTGAACAGGAACAGTACTTGCTTGGCGAAGCTGCCCCTCTTGCGCAAACTCGTATCCAGCTGCTGGGCGAGGCTGTCGATCTACTGCGGTTCCTCTTCATTGATGGCGAGGAACTCACGTATAACGAGAAGGCAGTTCGAAAACTGAAGGACTCTGCTCCGCAGGTTCTTGCCCAGGCAGCTAAGACTGTTGAGGCCCTGCCTGAAAGCCAGTACACGGTGGATGGTATTCATGAAGCTCTAACAGAGTCCATAATCGAGGGCCTGGAATTGAAGCCTAGGGTTGCGTTTGGGCCACTATTCGTGGCAATGACCGGGACCAATGCTTCGATCCCTGTTTTCAATTCGATGGTTATCTTGGGCCGTGAAGAGACACTGAAGCGGCTGAATGCTGCTGCACAGATGTTGCAGAAATAG
- a CDS encoding alanine/glycine:cation symporter family protein — protein sequence MDDSAKPGSFYDSFTKINESISGFLDNVYGHSIVWVLIVLLLGAGVIFTIRSRFMQIRMFPHMVKVILGSRDGAKGGISSFQAFAIGLADRVGTGSIAGVALAVVAGGPGAVFWMWVVAAVGMVTAFIEATLAQLYKVRNGDGTFRGGPAYYIQRGLGSRGWGIVFAILLIFAYGFSFEMIQSNSISQLAHTSFGIPPWASALVLILMTLPLVLGGVKPIARFSELLAPAMALLYVLMGIMVMALNYQRIPSVFSEIFAGAFGQGTYVPPAVAGATGAFVAAITTGIKRGLFTNEAGMGSAPNAAATATVSHPVTQGMVQSLGVFVDTMLVCTSTGFIILMSEPFWNPDRSADLDGTALTSTSLVTSLGGAGHVEGIVAILVMAMMICFGYSTILGNYTYAETNYRFIVGLKRSTLPLKILVIFATALGAVLPLVAVWSIADWATALMTIVNLVAILLLGKWALGALRDYQAQLKEGKIPEFQSLDNPHMPGELPTSVWHVKGGHEESWAEMEAESHDLNEAK from the coding sequence GTGGACGATTCCGCCAAACCCGGCAGCTTCTATGACAGCTTCACAAAGATCAACGAGTCGATCTCAGGATTTTTGGACAACGTCTACGGACACTCCATTGTCTGGGTCCTGATCGTGTTACTGCTGGGGGCGGGTGTTATCTTCACTATCCGCTCCCGCTTCATGCAGATTCGCATGTTCCCGCACATGGTCAAGGTGATCTTGGGCTCTCGAGACGGAGCTAAGGGAGGCATCTCTTCCTTCCAAGCTTTCGCAATCGGGCTTGCCGACAGGGTAGGGACCGGATCCATTGCGGGGGTGGCCCTTGCAGTAGTGGCTGGTGGCCCGGGAGCGGTGTTCTGGATGTGGGTAGTTGCCGCTGTTGGTATGGTGACTGCTTTCATCGAAGCAACGCTCGCGCAGCTTTACAAGGTACGCAATGGGGACGGGACGTTCCGAGGCGGACCGGCTTACTACATTCAGCGTGGCTTGGGAAGTCGTGGTTGGGGGATCGTCTTCGCAATACTGCTGATATTCGCATATGGCTTCAGTTTCGAGATGATTCAATCCAATTCGATTAGCCAGCTCGCGCACACTTCCTTTGGTATTCCGCCGTGGGCCAGCGCGTTGGTGCTAATTTTGATGACCTTGCCGCTGGTACTTGGCGGAGTCAAGCCGATCGCACGCTTTTCCGAATTGTTGGCACCCGCAATGGCCCTGCTGTACGTGCTGATGGGCATCATGGTGATGGCGTTGAATTACCAGCGTATTCCGTCCGTGTTCAGCGAGATCTTTGCCGGTGCATTTGGACAGGGCACCTACGTTCCTCCAGCAGTTGCTGGCGCCACCGGTGCTTTTGTTGCCGCAATTACTACCGGTATTAAGCGTGGCCTGTTCACTAACGAGGCAGGCATGGGGTCTGCGCCAAACGCTGCAGCTACCGCGACTGTGTCGCACCCCGTTACCCAGGGCATGGTGCAGTCTCTAGGCGTTTTTGTGGACACCATGCTGGTGTGTACCTCGACCGGATTCATAATCCTCATGTCTGAACCTTTCTGGAATCCCGATCGCAGCGCAGACCTAGACGGAACGGCGCTAACATCGACTTCTCTAGTTACCTCCTTGGGAGGAGCAGGCCACGTTGAAGGAATCGTGGCAATCCTGGTCATGGCAATGATGATTTGTTTCGGGTATTCCACAATCTTGGGTAACTACACCTACGCAGAGACGAACTACAGGTTCATTGTCGGCCTAAAGAGGTCGACGCTACCTCTGAAAATTCTGGTTATTTTTGCCACTGCGCTTGGCGCCGTGCTTCCGCTAGTTGCGGTCTGGTCCATCGCGGACTGGGCAACAGCGCTAATGACCATCGTGAACTTGGTCGCAATCCTCCTTCTGGGCAAGTGGGCCTTGGGGGCACTGCGCGACTACCAGGCGCAGCTAAAGGAGGGGAAGATCCCTGAGTTCCAATCTCTAGACAACCCGCATATGCCTGGTGAACTTCCAACTTCTGTGTGGCATGTTAAAGGTGGCCACGAGGAATCGTGGGCCGAGATGGAAGCAGAGAGCCACGACTTGAATGAGGCAAAATGA
- a CDS encoding nucleoside hydrolase, with product MRHVIIDTDPGIDDSIAILLASTHPEVCIDALTTVGGNVPLEKTTANALGILNFAKAGDIPVYQGAAHPLAGAAEQYADDTHGESGTGQVHLDPADRKIAGTDAPQFIVDHTKAHPGEITLVPIGPLTNIAKALEIDPTLPERVPEVLLMGGAEGPGNVTPSAEFNFWFDPEAAAAVMNAGFKKITLVGLDATEQAFITAGTRELLRRLSDSKNAQFLYQITQQYADFYWDTQKALGAELCDVLAIAKLIDDSLVETESASIEIALDGICRGRSQVARKKRFPSLPQNGHICTNVNTRGFFELLLTTLIPEEKELIEQVLAHEYR from the coding sequence ATGCGCCACGTAATTATTGACACCGACCCCGGCATTGACGATTCTATTGCCATTCTTCTTGCTTCTACACATCCGGAAGTATGCATCGATGCGCTAACCACCGTGGGCGGCAACGTTCCCCTGGAAAAGACGACGGCCAACGCCCTCGGAATACTGAATTTCGCAAAGGCAGGCGACATTCCTGTTTATCAAGGTGCGGCTCATCCGCTAGCAGGAGCTGCAGAGCAGTACGCTGACGACACTCACGGCGAATCCGGTACCGGACAGGTGCACCTAGACCCGGCAGACAGAAAAATTGCCGGAACCGACGCCCCACAATTCATCGTGGATCACACAAAGGCCCACCCTGGCGAAATAACGCTCGTTCCCATCGGCCCCCTAACTAACATTGCCAAGGCTCTAGAGATAGACCCGACCTTGCCAGAGCGGGTACCAGAAGTACTGCTTATGGGCGGCGCAGAGGGCCCCGGCAACGTCACTCCGTCTGCAGAATTCAACTTCTGGTTCGATCCAGAGGCCGCAGCTGCGGTTATGAACGCCGGCTTCAAGAAAATCACCCTGGTCGGGCTGGACGCAACCGAACAAGCCTTCATAACAGCGGGCACGCGCGAGTTACTTCGCCGCCTTTCAGATTCCAAGAACGCCCAATTCCTTTATCAAATTACCCAGCAATACGCTGATTTCTATTGGGATACGCAAAAGGCGCTAGGCGCCGAACTATGCGATGTCCTAGCAATCGCCAAACTCATTGACGATTCCCTCGTAGAAACCGAAAGTGCCAGCATCGAGATCGCGCTGGATGGCATCTGCCGAGGGCGCTCACAAGTCGCCCGAAAGAAGCGCTTCCCGTCCCTGCCGCAAAACGGACATATCTGCACCAACGTCAATACCAGAGGCTTCTTCGAACTGCTACTTACCACCCTCATCCCAGAAGAGAAGGAACTAATCGAGCAGGTTCTGGCACACGAATACCGCTAA
- a CDS encoding L-lactate permease has protein sequence MQQDGSNLVATATYTAPDAPVIGSLFLSAIVGLIPLAVFFILLGAFKVKTHWCALISLVASLLVAWLSFKMPLSLALLSASQGLAFGFMPILYIIIAAVWLYNLTVESGRGDDVRATFNLVGRGDRRVQALIISFSFCGLLEGLAGFGAPVAIVAAMLVAIGIKPIKAALVTIAGNAISVGYGAMAIPVTTAGRLGGVKATEVASQMSHLTPIIACFIPVLLLFMLDGIRGLKQLWPAALVAGAVTALGHFWCAGFFSYELTSVLASLLGFGAVTALMQVWHPHTPEEECTEGTSELTASRAALALMPYWLVVLVFAVAKLWTVGVDIPGLLASTDIKFGWPGLDGNLVNKAGEPLAGTTFNLQWLSSPGTLIAITALVVAAVYSATSSEGAFPLTFKQGIATLFKTIYSLRISILTIATVMALAYVMNFSGQTAVIGAWMAGTGAAFAFISPVLGWLGTAVTGSATSANALFADLQSTAAHSVGADPSLLLGANTVGGGLGKIISPQNLTIAAGAVGQPNSEPQLLRKALPISLVLLVALALLVGFSSLLG, from the coding sequence ATGCAACAGGATGGTTCTAATTTGGTAGCGACTGCAACGTATACCGCCCCGGACGCCCCGGTTATTGGTTCACTCTTCCTATCTGCAATAGTGGGACTCATTCCCTTGGCGGTATTTTTCATCCTCCTAGGAGCTTTCAAGGTCAAGACGCATTGGTGCGCACTTATTTCCTTGGTGGCTTCACTACTGGTAGCTTGGCTGAGTTTCAAGATGCCGCTTTCCCTTGCTCTGCTATCTGCTAGCCAGGGGTTGGCCTTTGGATTCATGCCAATTTTGTACATTATTATTGCCGCGGTCTGGCTGTACAACCTGACCGTGGAATCGGGTCGCGGAGACGACGTACGTGCGACCTTCAACCTTGTCGGACGTGGCGATCGCCGTGTCCAAGCACTTATCATTTCGTTTAGTTTCTGCGGGCTGCTAGAAGGGCTGGCTGGTTTTGGCGCCCCCGTGGCAATTGTTGCTGCGATGCTAGTGGCAATTGGAATTAAGCCGATTAAGGCGGCTCTTGTCACCATTGCTGGTAACGCGATCAGTGTTGGCTACGGCGCTATGGCAATTCCGGTGACTACCGCCGGGCGACTGGGGGGAGTAAAGGCTACTGAGGTAGCCAGCCAGATGAGTCACCTCACTCCAATAATTGCGTGCTTCATCCCGGTCCTGCTGCTGTTTATGCTAGACGGGATACGCGGTCTGAAGCAGCTGTGGCCAGCGGCGCTCGTAGCTGGAGCGGTCACTGCGCTGGGACACTTCTGGTGCGCTGGATTCTTCTCTTATGAGCTCACTTCTGTGCTTGCTTCACTGCTTGGCTTTGGCGCAGTTACTGCACTTATGCAGGTGTGGCATCCGCATACCCCGGAAGAGGAATGTACTGAGGGGACGTCCGAGCTGACCGCTTCTAGGGCAGCACTGGCTCTAATGCCGTACTGGTTGGTCGTACTGGTCTTTGCCGTGGCTAAGCTGTGGACGGTCGGTGTTGACATCCCAGGTCTACTTGCTTCCACGGATATCAAATTCGGGTGGCCCGGGCTAGATGGAAACCTGGTCAACAAGGCCGGAGAACCGCTCGCAGGAACTACGTTCAACCTGCAGTGGCTATCCTCTCCTGGCACCCTAATCGCGATCACCGCTTTAGTAGTAGCGGCGGTCTACAGTGCCACCTCTTCGGAGGGCGCTTTCCCGCTTACCTTCAAACAGGGAATTGCCACGCTCTTCAAGACGATCTATTCGTTGCGGATCTCGATCCTGACCATCGCCACGGTAATGGCTTTGGCCTATGTGATGAACTTCTCTGGCCAGACAGCGGTTATCGGTGCGTGGATGGCGGGTACAGGTGCGGCGTTCGCGTTCATCTCGCCGGTCCTTGGTTGGCTGGGCACTGCCGTGACCGGTTCGGCTACTTCTGCCAACGCCCTGTTCGCAGACCTGCAGTCAACCGCGGCGCACTCTGTTGGCGCAGATCCGTCATTGTTGCTCGGTGCCAACACTGTGGGTGGCGGACTCGGCAAGATCATCTCGCCGCAGAACTTGACTATCGCAGCCGGAGCTGTGGGGCAGCCCAACTCCGAGCCGCAGCTCCTCCGCAAAGCGCTGCCGATCTCACTCGTACTGCTGGTAGCCCTGGCGCTACTCGTAGGTTTTAGCTCGTTGTTGGGCTAG
- a CDS encoding (Fe-S)-binding protein yields MKIALFATCISDVMFPQASQATVHLLQRLGHEVIFPESQGCCGQMHINTGYYNEAMPLIRNHVKTFQPVLDGEWDAIVVPSGSCTGSLRHQQQTVASSLDDSALAKKAQQIASHTYELSELLVDVLGLEDVGAYFPHKVTYHPTCHSLRIAKVGDKPYKLLQNVEGLEFVRLPDEKSCCGFGGTFSLKNPDVSAAMLSKKMANAMATGAEVLVAGDYSCLMHIGGGLSRNQSGLRVMHLAEVLAPTADDPWTPPSTTNKVGA; encoded by the coding sequence GTGAAAATAGCACTATTTGCCACGTGCATTTCGGATGTTATGTTTCCGCAAGCATCGCAGGCCACAGTGCATTTGCTTCAGCGTCTAGGGCACGAGGTCATTTTCCCCGAGTCACAGGGGTGCTGCGGCCAGATGCATATCAATACTGGCTACTACAACGAAGCGATGCCTCTAATCAGAAACCACGTAAAGACCTTCCAGCCCGTCCTGGACGGGGAATGGGATGCAATCGTGGTTCCGTCGGGGTCCTGCACGGGTTCTCTTAGGCACCAACAGCAGACGGTTGCGTCCTCGCTAGACGATTCCGCCCTCGCTAAGAAGGCGCAGCAGATTGCGTCGCACACCTACGAACTGTCTGAACTGTTAGTAGACGTTCTAGGACTCGAGGACGTGGGTGCCTACTTCCCGCACAAGGTTACCTACCACCCGACTTGCCACTCCCTGCGCATTGCGAAGGTGGGGGATAAACCTTACAAGCTTCTGCAAAATGTAGAAGGCCTTGAATTCGTTCGTCTGCCAGACGAAAAATCTTGCTGCGGTTTCGGTGGTACCTTCTCGCTCAAGAATCCCGACGTCTCGGCAGCGATGCTCTCGAAGAAGATGGCAAACGCAATGGCTACTGGAGCAGAGGTGCTCGTAGCCGGTGACTACTCCTGTCTGATGCATATTGGCGGTGGTCTCTCGCGCAACCAGTCGGGACTGCGCGTGATGCACCTAGCTGAAGTGCTAGCCCCAACCGCTGACGACCCGTGGACCCCGCCCTCGACTACCAATAAGGTTGGTGCGTAA